CGTCACACACCTCTGGTCACCGACCTTCCCTAGCCGGTGCACTGCTAGACTGCTGTCATGACATACATGTCTTCTGGGAGCAAAGATGGACGTAGAGAATATGCAAAGGAGGCTGAGCAGATGGAAAACCAGGGTGCACAGACAGCAGGCGCACAGCTGAAATGCGTCTCCCGGACAGCCAAGGTGACCGCTGAGTGGATTTGTCAGACTAGGGGCACAATGAACAACGGTGGCGGTGTACATGGGAAAAGCGTGGAGGTCCCCCTTTACCCGTGTGTATAGACAGCCGCGTGCCCAGCGCAGCGTGGAATGCAAAGGTCGCTTTCGCATGGCCAGAAGCCAAACAGGGCACCCAGAGCGCACAGAGGGCCGGCTGCAAGCCCCCCGGAGGAGTTGCCCCGCACGGGGCCCACAGCCTTCCTGCCTATGCAACAGACGCGCCCCAGTTTCCTGGTGACCTAGGGGCGGGACCGCCGAAGCCACGCACGCCACCGTCCCTATGATTGGTCCCGAAGGCAGTGAAGCAGCCTGGGCGTGGCTTGGAGCTCCCTCAGCCTCAAAGCCGCAGGCGCACACCTCTCACCACAAAGGCCTCCGAGGCAGCATCGGCATGGCGATAGCCACCGCCGAGGCATCCTGGGTACAGCACCATGCGCATGCGCCCCCTCGACGTTtgggctctgggaggaagggggagcgaGTTGCCAGCCATTGCCCTCAGGGCTCCACTgactgggtctggggaggggggccgtgCTTTCACGTCCCGCTTCGTCGCCGGTAGGAGCCACAGTTGGTGTCTCGGGCCGGGGCCGCATGTTGCGCGACTCGTGTTTCCGAAACACTGGGGACGCCCGGAGGCCCCATGCCGCCTTCGACCGGGAAGGGGGCGGTCGAGAGACGAGGGCCCGTGGGGACACTGGGCGTCCGGCAGCGCCGGAGGTGCCGCAGGCCGAAGGCTTGCAGGCCACAAGCGAACAGCCTGTGCAGGAAGGCCAGGCCCGACCCGAGAGGCAGGTGGGCGGCCCCAGCGAGATATCGGTGCCGCTGGTGCATGACATAATGGCGGTGGAGGCGCTGTGGggcctggtggaggaggaggttgaggtgCCGGCCGCGGAAGAGGACAcgcgtggggaagaggggcatgaccagaggaagaagggggaggaggacgaggagcaggagcaggggaaggacaaggtCCAAGTTCACGAGGAGAAGGACCTGAAGGACGAGGGGGAGCAGCAGgaacagaagagcagaaggaggaggaggaggaagagggggagaggcagcaggagtcAAAGATTAGAAGGAGGACGAGcagcagaagcccaagcagaaggaggaagagcggaaggaggaggagttggcggaaatgaaaggggaggagcaggagcaccAGGGTGTACAAGCGGGCGCGGCCGTGGCGGTGGAGGCATCGGCGGCGgcagtggcaggggaaggggaccaggaggaggagcaggaggaggaagggaaggcgtgGGAGCCATCCAAGGGAGAGCAGAATTGCAaacggaggaggaagaggagcaggagaagggagcgctggaggagcagcagcagggcgaggaggaggtggagggaaaggaggacaaggaggagcgggaggaggaggaggaacagaagccgAGTGAGCAGGAAGGCCGATGGGTGGAAGAAGCCCAGgagctgcaggtgaagcagcaGAAGAAGGAGCGGGTAGAGTCAGGCCTCcgtccttgcccttccccactggaggctctggaggcccTTCAGATAGAGCTACAGCCGGTGAATAAACAAGCCAGCCGGGAGCACGCTCCACTCCAACTCAGGATGTGGCAGAGGCGGCAGCGTCATCTGGAACAGAGAAGTGCCCTTATCCAGGGCATCCGTGGTTTCTGGGCCAAGGCTGTatccttcctgctgctggtggagggtccagagggggctgggcttgcgcaagaggaaggaaagggaggtgacaTTTAGAGGAACCCAGGACAGGGACTGGAGCTAAGCCGCGCTCCAGTGGCCGGGAACGTGCAAACGTGATCCCATCCGGCGGTCCTggctctgcaatgagtgtgggaggagggcagtgccggggtgggggaggcatgtgTGCTTTACGTCGCACCTGGCACGGAAACAgcgctgggagagtggggagtggcggTGGAGGTCCAGGCCAGGACGGGGAAATGACCGGGGGCTTCTTCCCACACAAAGCCGCGTGGGGGCACGTTTCTGGGTCCCGCTCAGCATCTTGCTGCGGGGAAGGCGATGTGAATGCCCACTGGTCGGCGCGAGACCGGATGTGTGCTGTCTGGCTGTGTGGAAGTAAgcgtcctcagtgtcctcatgagcACACAAGGCTAGGCGTGGTTGCGGGCGTCTGGGCATGCACAGCCTCCTGTGCGTGTCTAGCAGAGCCCTGCGCGATCCTGACACCCCGTGGGCCTGGACgcagcctgtggggagggctTGAGACCCTGGGGGAGGACGTCAGTCCCGGGGGGAGGACGCCTGGATGCTGTCCACACGTGTTCTCTGCTTCGAGCTCTCTCATGCCCAGCACCTGAAGGCTCTTTGACCTGCAGCAGTTTGTGAACCACCCTCAGATGTCAGCCCTGATTAGTAAGCCCGATGAAAGCATGCTTCGCCACATGACCAATTTGAAGGTCggcctgggagtgggaggtggtgtggggggctggccgtgtggggaggggaggtggtggggagaagtgacgtgttccttcctcaggggagggagggtgtcctggaagaagatttcacatttctgcccCACTGTACCACGGCAGGTGGAGGAACACAAATTTCCCAGGGAATGCCGGAAGATCCTGCTGTTTTTTGTCAAGAACTCCTACTTCCAGAATGAAGTCGTTACGAAGGAGTATGTCCTAGGCCTTGCTGGTAAGTGTCCCCTGACTGCATGGGCGGCAGTGGGTGGAGGGTTGAATGTGACTGGTTCTCTGGCGCCGTCTCACATACTCGTCTTCCTGCAGGGTATAGGGCGTCTCATTCCAGTCCCATCCAGTGGCACCCAAGGTACAGACAGGAGGCCTACAGACGCAGGCATGACAACAGCAGCCTCAACTTCTTCAActggttctctgaccacagctttgCCGGCTCTAGCAGGATTGCTGAGGGGGGGCCCTGTAACAAGGAAGGGAGGTGATTTTCATGGGTTCCCCCACTGCGTGGGATAGCTACCTGAGGCCTGGCCTGTCTCCCCTACCAGATAATCATAGAGGATCTTTGGCCCAATCCCCTGCCGTATTTCAAgatgaaggaggccccaggagagagaactgagagggaaagaggtgagcAGCCAAGGGTGTGGGCACTGAAATGTGTGCCGTGGGGTCCGTGGCACAATTCTCTTCTGCATGGAGGCACCGAGACTCACAGTGGCACAGGAGGTGACACCAGGTCAAAAGGGCATCGGCCTGAGACGGGGAGTCTTAAGAAGTAACGTGTCAAAGAGCCTTTTCCCTTTGGGGAGCctgaaggtgggaagggggctagacaaaaagaatgagcaaagcgGGACAACCAAAGCTGGCTCATCAGATAGCACGGTGACAACTGTCATTCCCGGACCATGAACCCCACCGTCAGGCCTCCTACCACCATCCCACATGTTGTCTGGCTTCGGGAGCCCCTTGTCAGCTTTGGCACAGCTTATCACACCCTCCCATTCTACTTTCCGTTTGGAAACATTCAAGCAACCTTAATCAGGGCCAAGATCAGACTCTcacctgtcctgtgtgtgtgtgtctgtgtgtgtgtgtgtgtgtgtgtgtgtgtgtgtgtctgtgtgtgtgtgtgtgtgtgtgtctgtgtgtacccaTATATCCCAGGGATATGCACGATCTAGAGAAGAGTATGAAGGAGCATCGCACTTCATCGACCCCAGTGGAAACCCTTCCGATGCTCACCGATGGTCCACAAGATTCTCCTGCCCACGAAATGAGGACAAGGGTGGTGGTGACACGTGGCGCAGGGCGGGGGTccaatacatttgaagaaatatagaatgggagataaatatcatgaagcgatttgtgtgtcttcctctcaggtACGCTCTGGGGCGTGTCCATGTATACATGCGGCTGTCCAGGGGTGTAAGTGTTCTGTGCCTGCACATTGGAGTTGCAAGGAAGGGCGGGACGTAGGACATTGTCCGTAGGGATGGGTCACACATTGGGATTGCATGTGAGGTCAGTAAGATTGAAGCAATGGGGACTTGagtgagggaggccagggcacaaacctgagagaaaggccagtgcccaggttcctatctttcctgtgaaaaggaggaaattcaaggaaatggagacgCCAGCACAGGCCAGGGAGGTCCAATATTCAGGGTTTGGGCATGTCCATGATGGTGCCCCCAGAATCCCGCATGGGGACACCCTCAGTCATGTTGAGTGAACCGCCACACAGGGAGGAATTCCCAGGGTTGATTACCCTCTGGTTTTCAGACGTCTCCCAATGCAGACTGTCTTGGGGacaaggtcaggatctcaggaccAGCCATACATATTTGAGGGATTGTGAGCAGGTTGTAAGATTGGTGTCCAGGGGAAGGAACcgagggaccagagggagagtgggtgggtaAGACCGATGAAGTTCTGCTTCAGGCACAGTTGACAGGGACAACGTACACGCTGCAGAGAAAACAGCCCACTACAGTCTCACGCAACTCCAAAATCACAGccaacttttctggttccacttcctgaagctgagcctcccaaacaccgcttcacttattcacacacacacacacacacacacacacacgactcctGAAGGAGTCCTAGTACTGATGCCCTTGTGTGAACTTCGCTGTTTCTGAAAAGACCTCTGGTTACGAATGGGTGTCCCAGATTGCAAGCCAACAGAGGGGAGGGTCGCGGGGAGGTGGAGCTCTTACAGGGCACGAACACGCCATCCTCTCTcgtgtgccctctgccctctcatcaTCAGCCGTGATGAGTCGGGTGAtgttcttcctctgtgtccacaggctTAAGCCCTGTGTCCAACACGCCATGTGAGACTTGTGAAAAGACTCCCAAGTGCAAACACCAGCAGGCGCTCAGGGAGGTCGCGtcgtcccaggcagcctgtgttcctttgcCTGAGTGCCAGGACAAAGGCTGCCTCAGCCACATAGGGAACGATGGACTTGTGAGGCCTTAGCATTCTGTGCAGAGGTGCCGGGCAGGCCTGGAGCTTAGAAAGGACTGGGACGAGCCTCACCTGCGACGACGTGAGTGCGGGGGTACTCCTTACAGAGCAGATGGCTGCTTGCCAGAGATGTCTGTGCTAGGGATGGGGCAAAAGCTCCACCGTGCTAGCAGTGCAGTAGACAGAGTTCAGCCTTGTCCATCGCAGGCTCTTCTGTATCCCCAAGTAACACGGCCCCCAGCACAGCGTGCCTGAGAGTGACATCCCGACACTAATATTCCTGTCTCCCAAGCTGCCCAAGCCCCCCAGGATCCCCACTGCACAGCTCTGCAGTACAAGAGCCTTCTCTGCAGTGGCTCTATTCCAGAGAAGGCGAGGGCAGTCCCAATGCATGGAGGCCTCTTGTCCCTCTCAGTATGCAGACAACATGGTCAGCAGCATGTCACCAGGCTGTGGAGTTGAGGATCTGTGCAACCAAGCCTTACCTCTTCCAGGGCAGAAGCTGTTGCActctctagaagggaaggcaggtctttctctcgctgctgtctgcacactGGCTGGAGAAGCACGTCTTCTCAGCTGCTTGATGTGTAAATGTCAGGGTACTCAGGAAAAGCTCCCTGTGCTGACCCGAGTCTTTGGGTGTGAACATCCAAAGAAAGTATGGCCCATGATTCTGCAGTGGGAATACGGCCTCAGTGGTCATGAGGCTGGGCCCCTTGGGGCATCTTTCTGCACAAGCAGGCCGTTACTTGATAGGTCTTGCCGAGCAGGAACACTTTACGGGACAGGTGAACACAGGGTCCCCCACACGTTAATATCTCCAGCGAATACCTCCTTAGGGGCCAGGGTGACGTTTCCGCCCGGCCTGTCCCAAAGACAAGGTACggacaaggtgtgggtgtggTTGCACTCACGGCCCCCAGAGCCAAAACCTCAAGTGTGGACACATGAGGTCCGTGGTCAGAGGCCTTGGTGCTCTGTGTCCGAGGGATTACAGCCCTCATGCTGCACACACGGCAGCCCCGGATTTCCTCCCTTATGCGCAGCAATTCCTGGGGAGCCCTAGGGTCCAGGAGCTGCTAAACCGCGTGCACAACTGTATCTGCTGCCCAGCGGCCTCTTCCACCCCAACATCAGcgtgtgtgggctccagagtgctgtcccttgagagaggacaccctcagcaattcaggagccttctgacttccatgttCCTGAACCACACGTGTCTCTCATTGGTCTGTTGGGATCGTCATGTTGTCCTCTGTGCACAGGAAATGTCTTGCTTtgcctgtgctcctctgtctccctgagtgagccctggcgtgtttgtgtcttttcctggctttgcctgtGCCGACACCTCTCTGGTGATGCCTCCTTGCCTGGCCTAAGTGGGCACAGCTGTACCCGTGTAACCGCCTTCGTCTCTGCACACCTGTGTCTTGTGtcagctgtggctctggtggCCTGTCTTGACTTTGATGTATGCTTCTGCGCTTGAGTGTGTTTCCCTCTGAATTCAAACCCTTTCTTCCACTGACAGATCCAATTGCTGTCCTGCTGTCAGGTGGAGGGGCTTCTGCGCATTCTGTTATGTGTTCCAGGAGCCAGAAATCCTTCCGTGCCTGGAGGACCTTCGTCAGAGGATTGGCCATGCACTCACTGCCAGCCAGTTCATGTCCCCAAATGCAGCTGCCTTGCTGTGAGCATGCAGTCACacctctattttctgtccctctgttttcaaaccctttgcacctgaggggctcaaacGTCACTGGCCTGCACCTTGCACATGCAGGCGTAAATTGTGTAAAGCGGTCCAGCAACGTTTTCCCACTTACTCTTTTGCCATGTGGCATGTTCCTGGCTGGAAGAGACTTTCCCCTGCCAGTGTGTGTCTCGCTTCCGTGTGCCTCCTGTGTGTTCTGGTCCCTAATTTGTCCATTACGTCCTACCTGGGAGTCTGATTCATGTTTGCGGGAACGAGGCTGACCCCTGTGACTGCTGGGTTCTGAGCTCAGCTTAGTCCCCCAGGACTAGTGCGTGAGTGAGGGACACAACGGGCAGTGACGGATGTGCCCGTATCCTTCACGTGCAAGCGCTCCGTCCAGCCACCTTCACCGGGACATTTCTCAGCGACCCCTCTTTGTTTGTGGTGAGAGCCCTTGCCTCTGAGAAATCTGACGAGGCGGTGAAGCATTGCTTACGGCTGCCCTGTGCaagttagatctccagaactcatgCACACGGCAGGACTGCATCTTCACACCCGAGGCCCGACACCTCCTCATCGCACCCTCCCCTGATTAACACCACTCTGCTCTCTGGTGGACTGCATGCCTTTAACTCCTTTAGTCTCCTCAGGAATCCATCAGGCAGGGCTCACCACCACTGTGCTTCTGTCAGGGGCTGGCCTCTTTCAGTGAGCCCCGTGCTTTCTGCACCGATGCTCAATGCACCCGCCCAAGGGTGAGCCACACTAAGCCCGGCGGCGAGCCCTTTGGCCCTACGTTTCCCACCTATGTGCTTGGTGGCAGAGGTGCACAAGGAGCCCGCCTGCATGCGTGTCCCAGGTCCTCCACAGGGTACAAAGTACCGCCTCAGGAGGCTGATCCGCATCACACGGGCATAGCTCTGCTTGCACGTGTTAGCCTTTCGTATCATACAGGCAGCGCAGACTTAGAAATCCCGCCACCTGCTTACAACTATCCAGCCCTCGTGCTTCTGCAGACGCTCTGTGTCTGTACAGACATTTGAGTCACGGTCTCATGACCTTCCAATACAGCTTGATGGTCTGTCCTTAGCCTACAGCCTGGGATGCGGTTCTCACTCATTGTCCTCCCCTCGGGTGCCAGTTTCCTCCATCACTGTGGTGGAAGGTAAGCTTTATAACCATCCATTGGCTTGACAGTACTGGGCGGATCACCTGTCTGCGTCCGGGGATCCGAAGGAGACCTTGGCTCTTTTGCTCACGGTGCACCCTTTCTCCGTGATGAGTCGCTTTGGATGAGAAGCTTGCCAGAGGCGAGGGTTCTCAGAGTTGAGCACATTTCCTGGGCATCTGTGAGAACCTCGTTGGTTCCACTCAGACAGCATTGACATTCATGCATGTGCAGCCTCTGCCTTTGCTTGAGTTTGCTGAGCTTTGGGACGTGATTTCTTCCCGCACGTGCTGTGCCTAAATCTCTGCTGTGTCTTTCCGGCAGTCCcgtttcctgtctcctgctggtaACTACAGGGCTTCCAGCAGCCCTGTGGGGATCGGGTCCTGGTGTTCTTCCCTGCGgtgccctcttcctcaccccGAATGACCTCAGTCATTCCTCAGTCTAGGAAGCTAGAACTAGCTTCCTTCTAGTTCAGGGTTCGTTTCAGACTGCCCTTAAGGTCCAGGTCGGAGTGGTGCCTTTTGTGCTGAGGGCTGACCACTGTACAGCATTCGTCTCTGTGCAAATTGCACAGGTGAATTTCACCAGGTGAAACTGCACACTGCAGTTGCCCTGTCTTCAGAGTCAGCCCACCTGTCTCTGCCTCGgctgcccctgctctccttcctcctaccctctccttgcctccccctcccttgtcttcttcctgtccctccctcccactttccttccagctctctttgtcttcgtctccctcctctccatcactaCTGCCTCCCCCTGTCTCCGCCGGTCTTCCTTGTAAtaggtgcccctctgtctcttcttgtcttgctcctcctccctgtcagtcCCGCCAATCtccctgggactctccctctccaggccggtcttcccctccactcgtccttccttcatctgcttgcacgtgtctctctctctccctctatagctccctctctctgtgtgtctctttctcgctgtctctctcagtgGACCTTCTGTGTCTGGGTGCATGCTTCTTCAGAATTCTCGTTGGCGCCTGGGAAATGTGAAGGGAACTCGTCTGCTATCGTGTGTACTAGTGAAAGCAGGCACGGGGCtttctcagagacagacacagacaagttTGCAATACTCGGTGAAGGGCCCCCTAAGTGCCCTGCTTGGTTGGAGTCGTCCTTCTTTTAGTGGAAGGTTAGATTTCCGGACCGGAGCAAACTGCTAAATCCTActaccccacctccctggccctctgcacGGAGATCAGTAGGGCACCAGTGGCAGATGGGGCTCTGGGGTTGTTCTTTGCTCTGATTTGCAGTGCAGTGAGGTCTACTGAGCTGCTTTCTGGCAGGGACACGGCACTGGGGTGGATCTAGGGTGGGTGTCACCGGTTCTGGGTGGGCACCCACCTTACCGCTGCCCTCAGCCTGACGGCCAGGGAGGAGAAACCGTGCGGACGGCCATGTGGCCCCAGTAGGCGCGACACCTAAGGACTTCTCCAGGCCTTGCCCCAGCTTCATGAAGAAGGGGCAAGGGACGGAGCATGCAGTGGCTCACGGCGTGGACGTTCCTGTGCTGAATGCTCTGGTGCCCGTACTGAGGCCTCTGGGGAAAGGGTGTACAAGCGACCACAGATTGTGTGATACCGGGGACCTCGCAAGTCAGGCCTGGAAGGTGACAGCGCTGAAGAGGACATGCGGCAAAACGGGGCTCACGCTGGTGGCTGGGCACTTGCTCCAGAGCCCGGACCGGCCGCTGGCGCGCGCTTGCTGGCCACCAGCACCCTGTCTTGCTGTCTTGCAACTCATTGTTCCGCGAAGCTGGCCAGCGGGCCTGACCTGCCCTGGAACCACTTCGCCCCAGGCCGCATGCGCCCACtcttcactgcctctgtctcggcccctcctccacagcagccacagccaatGCGGAGTCCTCAAATCCCAGAGCCTGTGCGCCTGCGCCCAACTTGGGCGGGCTGAggcgggaggcagcagggagctaaAGGTCTTGCGGCCAAGGCTCCCCCCACCGGCTGCCATTTCCCTGTCCTTGTCCTGAGGCTGCCCTAGCTACACTGGGGCCGGGGCGGAGAGTCATGGCCAGCGTGTCGCGGTCCGGAAAAAGCAGCGATTCCCGTCGACCCTGGACCCTGATCGTCCCGGATGAGAAAGGTCGAGAGTCCCGGACCCGCGGGAGTGCAGGGGCGCTGGAGGGCGTGGGTTGGCCGCAGTCCCCAGGTTCAGGGGCGGCAAGCGCCCATCGTGTGCAGGAAGCCCAGGCCGGGTGTGAGATACAGGTGGCAAGCCCAGCGGAGGAATTGGTGCTGATATTGGATGACGGAATGGTGGCGGCTGAGGTGGTGatcggggaggaggaagaggacggcGGGGGGGCGACCGAGGaagaggtggctggagaggagaattctgaggaagccaagccagaagcagaggacatgcacgaggaggaggaggtggaagttgagagacagcagcaggaggagattcAGGAGCAAGAGGAGAAGCGCGAGGCAGATGCAGAGGCGGAGGAGGGGCCCCCGCTCTCACAGGAGCTGCAGCAGCGAGAGGCAGCGCTGCGTCCTGCCTCAGCCCAGGACCCACTGGCAGTGCTGGAGCGTCTTCAGCTGGAGATCAGCGCTGGGAATGCCCAGGATTCCAGGGCCTTACGGCGGCTGAAGCGCAGGATTCTTCGGAGGCGGATTTCTCACCTGGATCACAGAAGGGCCGTCATCAAGCACATCCCTGGCTTCTGGGCCCAGGCGGTATCCTTCCTTGTGCTGGTGGGTGATGGCGGGGGCTGTTGTGCAGGAGGGCTGGGCACTGAGAGCAGGGTGCCTCAGGGCGATGGCCCcgagggaggagagctggggaatGGTCCCTGGCCCTGGGTTGGTGTGGTCTGGGATCCAGTGTAAGGCCTTGCACAGGGGCGGTTGTTGGGCACGGGGGGACCCGGGGACTTGGAGCTGCTTCCTCTTGGTCTCCGCCAACATTGGCCTGCAGGCTGCTCTCAAACATTATTTGCGGACGCGAGTCATGTGTCCCCATGC
The sequence above is drawn from the Neofelis nebulosa isolate mNeoNeb1 chromosome Y, mNeoNeb1.pri, whole genome shotgun sequence genome and encodes:
- the LOC131503469 gene encoding LOW QUALITY PROTEIN: testis-specific Y-encoded protein 3-like (The sequence of the model RefSeq protein was modified relative to this genomic sequence to represent the inferred CDS: substituted 1 base at 1 genomic stop codon); the protein is MLRDSCFRNTGDARRPHAAFDREGGGRETRARGDTGRPAAPEVPQAEGLQATSEQPVQEGQARPERQVGGPSEISVPLVHDIMAVEALWGLVEEEVEVPAAEEDTRSRSQRLEGGRAAEAQAEGGRAEGGGVGGNERGGAGAPGCTSGRGRGGGGIGGGSGRGRGPGGGAGGGREGVGAIQGRAELQTEEEEEQEKGALEEQQQGEEEVEGKEDKEEREEEEEQKPSEQEGRWVEEAQELQVKQQKKERVESGLRPCPSPLEALEALQIELQPVNKQASREHAPLQLRMWQRRQRHLEQRSALIQGIRGFWAKAFVNHPQMSALISKPDESMLRHMTNLKVEEHKFPRECRKILLFFVKNSYFQNEVVTKEYVLGLAGYRASHSSPIQWHPRYRQEAYRRRHDNSSLNFFNWFSDHSFAGSSRIAEIIIEDLWPNPLPYFKMKEAPGERTERERGICTIXRRV
- the LOC131503432 gene encoding testis-specific Y-encoded protein 1-like; translated protein: MASVSRSGKSSDSRRPWTLIVPDEKGRESRTRGSAGALEGVGWPQSPGSGAASAHRVQEAQAGCEIQVASPAEELVLILDDGMVAAEVVIGEEEEDGGGATEEEVAGEENSEEAKPEAEDMHEEEEVEVERQQQEEIQEQEEKREADAEAEEGPPLSQELQQREAALRPASAQDPLAVLERLQLEISAGNAQDSRALRRLKRRILRRRISHLDHRRAVIKHIPGFWAQAILNHPQLSAMMGAQDKDVLSYVVDLEVEEVGHPKYRCRVMFFFGANPYFRNPVIIKEYQLSFAGYRASHSTPVQWFWDYERGAPSRRHDPTSLNLFNWLCEHSCPGANRIAEIIIEDLWPNPLQYYLREEGTRRQ